From Meiothermus sp., a single genomic window includes:
- a CDS encoding DinB family protein: protein MLLEDLKALYLREIATLERELELYPDDDSLWKELPGLPNPAGTLFLHLAGNLQHFFGATLGHTGYVRNRAAEFSRRGVPRSEIRQELWGARQGVLAGFANLSEEHLARPFPVQIADGEFSTQLALLQFLSHLAYHLGQIDYHRRVVTGDGTSANAISATDLLGRADEPRV, encoded by the coding sequence ATGCTGCTCGAGGATCTAAAAGCCCTCTACCTGCGCGAAATAGCTACCCTGGAGCGTGAACTCGAGCTTTACCCCGACGATGATAGCCTCTGGAAAGAGCTGCCCGGCCTGCCCAACCCGGCGGGGACGCTTTTTTTGCACCTGGCCGGCAATTTGCAGCACTTCTTTGGGGCCACCCTCGGCCACACCGGATACGTGCGGAACCGGGCGGCGGAGTTTAGCAGGCGGGGCGTGCCGCGAAGCGAGATCCGCCAGGAGTTGTGGGGGGCCCGGCAGGGGGTGTTGGCGGGCTTCGCCAACCTAAGCGAGGAACACCTGGCCCGGCCCTTCCCGGTTCAAATTGCCGACGGGGAATTTTCCACCCAGCTTGCCCTGTTGCAGTTCCTAAGCCACCTGGCCTACCACCTGGGCCAGATCGACTACCACCGCCGCGTCGTCACCGGCGACGGTACCTCGGCCAATGCGATTTCCGCCACCGACCTGCTGGGGCGCGCCGATGAGCCTCGAGTTTAG
- a CDS encoding DUF1905 domain-containing protein has protein sequence MSLEFSGEIWEWRGPAPFYFVTVPEEQSRAIKHAERFLTYGWGMIPVRAHIGQTTWQTSLWPKNGLYVLPLKDRVRQAEGLGVGQTVVVRLEVGPARRKP, from the coding sequence ATGAGCCTCGAGTTTAGCGGTGAAATTTGGGAGTGGCGCGGCCCCGCCCCCTTCTACTTTGTGACCGTACCCGAAGAGCAAAGCCGGGCCATCAAGCACGCCGAGCGGTTCCTGACCTACGGCTGGGGCATGATTCCGGTGAGGGCACATATCGGCCAAACCACCTGGCAGACCTCGCTGTGGCCCAAAAACGGCCTGTATGTGCTGCCGCTCAAAGACCGGGTGCGCCAGGCCGAGGGGCTGGGGGTAGGGCAGACCGTGGTGGTGCGGCTCGAGGTAGGCCCGGCCCGGAGGAAGCCATGA
- a CDS encoding DinB family protein encodes MNIPEMYDYLVRARRELWGALEALPDEALSRSLLGGERFHCIKDLVFHIPSVEDAWLHEDIERNRPVWMNTPALKDTTGGPEYAGFALHILLDYWKAVEASTLAYLAALTETELKRVISPHDDPERRYRVESLLWHVMLHEVRHTAQIAVLLRIQGVKPPALDLLWFLPSGLL; translated from the coding sequence ATGAACATCCCCGAGATGTACGACTACCTGGTTCGCGCCCGGCGGGAGCTGTGGGGGGCGCTCGAGGCCCTGCCGGACGAAGCCTTGTCGCGCTCGCTGCTGGGCGGTGAGCGCTTCCACTGCATCAAGGATCTGGTGTTCCACATCCCCAGCGTGGAGGACGCCTGGCTGCACGAGGATATTGAGCGCAACCGGCCGGTGTGGATGAACACACCGGCCCTCAAAGACACCACCGGCGGCCCGGAGTATGCGGGCTTTGCCCTGCACATCCTGCTGGACTACTGGAAGGCTGTCGAGGCCAGTACCCTGGCCTATCTCGCTGCGCTCACCGAGACCGAACTAAAGCGGGTGATAAGCCCACACGACGATCCCGAGCGGCGCTATCGGGTAGAGAGCCTTTTGTGGCACGTCATGCTCCACGAAGTCCGGCATACCGCGCAAATAGCAGTGCTCCTGCGCATCCAGGGCGTCAAGCCACCCGCTCTGGACTTGCTTTGGTTTTTGCCCTCCGGGTTGCTATAG
- the speA gene encoding biosynthetic arginine decarboxylase, producing MEKLKRYTAKDAEETYLVPHWAAGFFRVGEDGELEVTPEGPEGPSASLFEIVQDLRDEGRPLPVMLRFPQILEARVEALNEAFRRAIKKYHFDGEYRGLYPVKVNQRRLVVETLARAGKPYAYGLEAGSKAELALILAQDLHPESLIACNGFKDDDFIRLALMGKKLGKNVVITLEKFAELGRVIRIAQELGVEPQIGIRYKLKTKGSGQWEESGGEAAKFGFTTPEIIRAVDMLAEAGMLGTIAMLHSHIGSQVTDIRRIKQAVREIAQTYVQLRKLGAPVRYLNLGGGLAVDYDGSKTAFYASANYSLNEYAEDLVYVTKEVCDGHGEPHPHLVTESGRAVTAYHSVLVLEVIDTIRPPGEEKIEQPKDAHPVVKDMFDLARGISAKNYREVYHDAFANKDTIQNLYDLGLISLRDRAAAEALFYQIARKTLKFAQEFDYPADELEDLQKMLADKLICNFSLFQSLPDTWAIKQMFPIVPLSRLNERPTREATLVDITCDSDGKIDRFIDTHDVRNTLPVHEIRPGEPYYLGVFLTGAYQDVLGMSHNLFGRIGEAHIVVDDDGYDIERFILGEKARRVIEKMGYEDDELAEAVEKLVRSSKKLTPAEKGSFMELYARELVGYTYLEE from the coding sequence TTGGAGAAGCTCAAACGTTATACCGCCAAGGATGCCGAAGAAACCTACCTCGTCCCCCACTGGGCGGCGGGGTTTTTTCGCGTAGGAGAGGACGGAGAGCTCGAGGTCACCCCCGAAGGCCCGGAGGGCCCCAGCGCGTCGCTTTTTGAGATTGTGCAGGACTTGCGCGACGAAGGCCGTCCATTGCCGGTGATGCTGCGCTTCCCCCAGATTTTAGAAGCCCGGGTGGAGGCCCTCAACGAAGCCTTCCGGCGGGCCATCAAAAAGTACCACTTCGACGGGGAATACCGGGGCCTTTATCCGGTCAAGGTGAACCAGCGGCGCTTGGTGGTCGAGACCCTGGCCCGGGCCGGTAAGCCCTATGCGTATGGCCTCGAGGCCGGCTCCAAGGCCGAGCTGGCCCTGATTCTGGCCCAGGACTTGCACCCCGAGTCCCTTATTGCCTGCAACGGCTTCAAGGACGACGACTTCATCCGCCTGGCCCTGATGGGCAAGAAGCTGGGCAAAAACGTGGTGATCACCCTGGAGAAGTTCGCTGAGCTGGGCCGGGTGATCCGCATTGCCCAGGAACTAGGGGTAGAGCCACAGATCGGCATCCGCTACAAACTCAAGACCAAGGGCTCGGGCCAGTGGGAGGAGTCGGGCGGCGAAGCGGCCAAGTTTGGCTTCACCACCCCCGAAATTATCCGGGCCGTGGATATGCTGGCCGAGGCCGGGATGCTGGGCACCATTGCCATGCTGCACTCGCACATCGGCAGCCAGGTAACCGATATCCGCCGCATTAAACAGGCCGTGCGGGAGATTGCCCAGACCTACGTGCAGCTTCGAAAACTGGGGGCTCCGGTGCGCTACTTGAACCTGGGAGGCGGCCTGGCCGTGGACTACGACGGCTCCAAGACCGCTTTCTACGCCTCGGCCAACTACTCCCTGAACGAATACGCCGAAGACCTGGTATATGTGACCAAGGAAGTCTGCGACGGCCACGGTGAACCCCACCCCCACCTGGTCACCGAGTCGGGCCGGGCCGTGACCGCCTACCATAGTGTGCTGGTGCTCGAGGTGATCGATACCATTCGCCCTCCGGGCGAGGAGAAAATCGAACAGCCCAAGGATGCCCACCCGGTGGTGAAGGACATGTTCGACCTGGCCAGGGGTATCTCGGCCAAAAACTACCGCGAGGTCTACCACGACGCCTTCGCCAACAAGGACACCATCCAAAACCTCTACGACCTGGGCCTCATCTCGCTGCGCGACCGGGCTGCGGCCGAGGCGCTCTTCTACCAGATTGCCCGCAAGACCCTGAAGTTCGCCCAGGAGTTCGACTACCCCGCCGACGAGCTCGAGGATCTGCAAAAGATGCTGGCCGACAAGCTGATCTGCAACTTTAGCCTTTTCCAGAGCCTCCCCGACACCTGGGCTATCAAACAGATGTTCCCCATCGTGCCGCTTTCCCGCCTCAACGAGCGCCCTACCCGCGAGGCCACCTTGGTAGACATCACCTGCGACTCGGATGGCAAAATAGACCGCTTCATCGACACCCACGACGTGCGCAACACCCTGCCGGTGCACGAAATTCGCCCTGGGGAGCCCTACTACCTGGGGGTCTTTCTGACCGGGGCCTACCAGGACGTGCTGGGTATGAGCCACAATCTCTTTGGCCGCATCGGCGAGGCCCACATCGTTGTAGACGATGACGGCTACGACATCGAACGCTTCATCCTGGGCGAAAAAGCCCGGCGGGTGATCGAGAAGATGGGCTACGAAGATGACGAGCTGGCCGAAGCGGTAGAAAAGCTGGTGCGCTCTTCCAAAAAACTCACCCCCGCCGAGAAAGGTTCGTTTATGGAACTGTATGCGCGTGAGCTGGTGGGGTATACGTACCTGGAAGAATAG
- a CDS encoding aspartate aminotransferase family protein: MPFIQLKTPIPGPKSLELQARRAAAVSGALAQANPIAVKKAHGSLVEDVDGNTFIDLAGGIGVLAVGHTPAGVVEALKAQADELLHMCSIVANYEPYVAVCEALNRLTPGNFPKKTLLANGGAEAVENAVKFARRYTGRPGIIVFEGAYHGRTNLTMAMTSKWGLFKKGFGPFAPEVYRLPVPNLYRTPEGMTPEAYLDWACWNLENALTAHIDPSALAAIVIEPVIGEGGFIPVPHKFLRKIREVCDATGAVMIADEIQSGSGRTGKLWAIEHSGVVPDLIISAKSLGAGMPISAVTGRAEILDAPHVGGVGSTYGGNPLACVAALEALRTLESPGFLDKAQRIEHMVRETFEPLKAEIPVLGDVRGVGAMMVLEFVQDPKTKEPWQEFAMETIKLASRRGVILIRAGLYTNCIRFLPALDIPEEMLREALGVVAGAIRETYQAMAVGA, encoded by the coding sequence ATGCCTTTTATACAACTCAAAACCCCCATCCCCGGCCCCAAGAGTCTAGAACTTCAGGCCCGCCGTGCTGCTGCCGTAAGCGGGGCGCTGGCCCAGGCCAACCCCATCGCGGTCAAGAAAGCCCACGGCTCGCTGGTCGAGGACGTGGACGGCAACACCTTTATTGACCTGGCGGGCGGCATCGGGGTGCTGGCTGTGGGGCACACGCCCGCGGGCGTGGTGGAGGCCCTCAAGGCCCAGGCCGATGAACTGCTGCACATGTGCAGCATCGTGGCCAACTACGAGCCCTACGTGGCGGTCTGCGAGGCCCTAAACCGCCTCACCCCCGGCAACTTCCCCAAGAAAACCCTGCTGGCCAACGGCGGGGCCGAAGCGGTGGAGAACGCGGTCAAGTTTGCCCGCCGCTACACCGGGCGCCCCGGCATCATCGTCTTTGAGGGGGCCTACCACGGGCGCACCAACCTGACCATGGCCATGACCAGCAAGTGGGGCCTCTTCAAGAAAGGCTTTGGCCCCTTTGCCCCCGAGGTCTACCGTCTGCCGGTGCCCAACCTCTACCGCACCCCCGAGGGCATGACCCCCGAGGCCTACCTGGACTGGGCCTGCTGGAACCTCGAGAACGCCCTCACCGCGCACATAGACCCCTCGGCGCTGGCCGCCATCGTGATCGAGCCGGTGATCGGCGAGGGGGGTTTTATACCAGTGCCGCACAAGTTCCTGCGCAAAATCCGCGAGGTCTGCGACGCCACGGGCGCGGTGATGATTGCCGACGAAATCCAGTCGGGCTCGGGCCGCACCGGCAAGCTCTGGGCCATCGAGCACAGCGGGGTGGTGCCCGACCTGATTATTAGCGCCAAGAGCCTGGGGGCCGGGATGCCCATCAGCGCCGTGACGGGCCGGGCCGAGATTCTGGACGCCCCGCATGTAGGGGGGGTGGGCAGCACCTATGGTGGCAACCCCCTGGCCTGCGTGGCGGCCCTGGAGGCCCTGCGCACCCTGGAGTCGCCCGGCTTCCTGGACAAAGCCCAGCGCATCGAGCACATGGTGCGCGAGACCTTCGAGCCCCTGAAAGCCGAAATTCCGGTGCTGGGTGACGTGCGCGGGGTGGGGGCCATGATGGTACTCGAGTTCGTCCAAGACCCCAAGACCAAAGAACCCTGGCAGGAGTTCGCCATGGAGACCATCAAGCTGGCCTCGAGGCGGGGCGTGATTTTGATTCGGGCCGGGCTCTACACCAACTGCATCCGCTTTTTGCCTGCCCTGGACATACCCGAAGAGATGCTGCGCGAGGCCCTGGGGGTGGTGGCGGGGGCCATCCGCGAGACCTACCAGGCCATGGCGGTAGGGGCCTAG
- a CDS encoding threonine/serine dehydratase — protein sequence MNLLNDLTGAIWQAHTRLGPHLRETPLDYSQAFSRMTGAQVWLKLENLQPTGSFKVRGALNKLLSLSPEALQKGVVAASSGNHGAGIAYGLQKLGAKGVVFVPEGASATKLEAIRRYGAEVRVFGKSGDDTELYARQYADAHGLTYISPYNDPEVIAGQGTIGLEIAHQMSQPPDAVFVTVGGGGMISGIASYLKSVSPHTTIVGCQPENDAAMWASIQAGRIVSIEARPTLSDGSAGGLEPDAITFALCQNLVDDWITVSEEEIASAMRFFIETQHQLLEGAAGVALAALLKAGIRGRRAIAVVCGANIGLETLRKILQ from the coding sequence ATGAACCTTCTCAATGACTTAACTGGGGCCATCTGGCAGGCCCATACCCGCCTGGGGCCCCACCTGCGCGAGACCCCGCTGGACTATTCGCAGGCTTTCTCCCGGATGACCGGGGCCCAGGTCTGGCTGAAGCTGGAGAACCTCCAGCCCACCGGCTCCTTCAAGGTGCGCGGGGCGCTGAACAAGCTGCTCTCGCTCTCGCCCGAAGCGTTGCAAAAAGGGGTGGTGGCGGCCAGCAGCGGCAACCACGGGGCCGGGATCGCCTATGGGCTCCAGAAGCTGGGGGCCAAGGGCGTGGTCTTTGTGCCGGAGGGGGCCAGTGCGACCAAGCTCGAGGCCATCCGGCGCTACGGCGCCGAAGTGCGGGTGTTCGGAAAAAGCGGCGACGATACCGAGCTGTATGCCAGGCAGTACGCCGATGCCCACGGCCTGACCTACATCTCACCCTACAACGACCCGGAGGTGATTGCTGGCCAGGGCACCATTGGGCTGGAAATCGCCCATCAGATGTCCCAACCCCCGGATGCGGTTTTTGTGACGGTAGGAGGCGGGGGGATGATCTCAGGCATCGCTTCATACCTCAAATCGGTGAGTCCCCACACCACCATTGTGGGTTGCCAGCCGGAAAACGACGCGGCCATGTGGGCTTCCATTCAGGCCGGACGTATCGTGTCCATCGAGGCCCGGCCCACCCTTTCAGATGGGAGCGCGGGCGGTTTGGAACCAGACGCCATCACCTTTGCGCTGTGCCAAAATCTGGTGGACGATTGGATCACCGTGAGCGAAGAAGAGATCGCCTCGGCCATGCGCTTTTTTATAGAAACCCAACACCAGCTTTTGGAGGGTGCAGCCGGGGTGGCCCTGGCGGCCCTGCTCAAAGCAGGCATCCGGGGCCGGCGGGCGATAGCGGTGGTCTGTGGGGCCAATATCGGACTGGAAACCTTGCGAAAAATCTTGCAGTAA
- a CDS encoding spermidine/putrescine ABC transporter substrate-binding protein has product MRTLLALAVAWGLALAQGTLQLYTWTDYIDPGIVKDFEQATGIKVRITYYESNEELLAKLQAGGVSQFDVVVPSDFIIPSMIQLKLLQPLDKGKIPNLKNLEPKFTNPPYDPGNRYTAGYLWGTVGLMYRTDIFKTPPVSWSVLFDPRQQKGPFTLMDSSREMLGIGLRYLGYSVNSTDPAQVKRAMDALLAAKRSRNFKGFQGGVSATKLLLANQIVAAVVYNQDALRTAEGNPRYGFTIPQEGSTLFIDSMAIPAKAPNPEAAHRFINFILDARVGARLAEYQQSATPNAAAKRLLKPEMLKNPAIWPTEAQMKVLEFILDQGRNNRVLDEAWTQVKSR; this is encoded by the coding sequence ATGCGAACCCTTCTTGCACTGGCCGTTGCCTGGGGCCTAGCGTTGGCCCAGGGTACCCTTCAGCTTTATACCTGGACCGACTACATAGACCCCGGCATCGTCAAGGACTTCGAGCAAGCCACCGGTATCAAGGTGCGCATCACCTACTACGAGTCCAACGAAGAACTGCTGGCCAAACTCCAGGCCGGGGGGGTGAGCCAGTTCGATGTGGTGGTGCCTTCGGACTTCATTATCCCCAGCATGATCCAGCTCAAGCTGCTTCAGCCGCTGGACAAAGGCAAAATTCCCAACCTGAAGAACCTCGAGCCCAAGTTCACCAACCCCCCCTACGACCCCGGCAACCGCTACACCGCGGGGTATTTGTGGGGCACGGTGGGCTTGATGTACCGCACCGACATCTTCAAGACCCCGCCTGTCTCCTGGAGCGTGCTCTTCGACCCACGCCAACAAAAGGGGCCTTTTACCCTGATGGACTCTTCGCGCGAGATGCTGGGCATCGGGCTTCGCTACCTGGGCTACTCGGTCAACAGCACCGACCCGGCGCAGGTCAAGCGGGCCATGGACGCCTTGCTGGCTGCCAAGCGCAGCCGCAACTTTAAGGGCTTCCAGGGCGGGGTCTCGGCCACCAAGCTACTCCTGGCCAACCAGATTGTGGCGGCGGTGGTCTACAACCAGGATGCCCTGCGCACCGCCGAGGGCAACCCCCGCTACGGCTTTACCATTCCCCAGGAGGGCAGCACCCTCTTCATTGACAGCATGGCCATTCCGGCCAAAGCCCCCAACCCCGAGGCCGCCCACCGGTTCATCAACTTCATCCTGGACGCTCGCGTGGGGGCTCGCCTGGCCGAGTACCAGCAGTCGGCCACTCCCAATGCCGCCGCCAAGCGGTTGCTCAAGCCCGAAATGCTGAAAAACCCCGCCATCTGGCCCACCGAGGCCCAGATGAAGGTGCTCGAGTTCATTCTCGACCAGGGTCGCAACAACCGCGTGCTGGACGAAGCCTGGACCCAGGTCAAAAGCCGCTAG